The Mucilaginibacter yixingensis genome window below encodes:
- a CDS encoding DMT family transporter: MDQQPAEKGINKNLLILHFTVFIWGFTSILGALISISAVQLVWYRVLIASASLFLYFRFGGRQIRVSKAAFIKLFFTGALVGGHWILFFQAIKSSTVPVTLVCLSSMTLFTAFLEPLFKKKKISKLEILAGALIITGILIIFKFETRYTMGIIFGLLSACAASIFSIINSKQVQQIEAPVISLYELLGALFWITIYLLFTHGFNAAMLIGWHDAGYLVLLGTVCTSLAYVSGVSVMREISAFKVALITNLEPVYGIILSFLFFGETNRLTLGFWVGAIIILSTIFLFPVAQTQLEKRRSK; encoded by the coding sequence ATGGACCAGCAACCGGCGGAAAAAGGCATCAACAAGAACTTACTCATCCTCCACTTTACTGTTTTTATCTGGGGATTTACCAGCATCCTGGGGGCGCTTATCAGCATCTCTGCGGTGCAACTGGTATGGTATCGCGTGCTCATTGCGTCGGCAAGTTTGTTCCTTTATTTCCGTTTCGGCGGGCGGCAAATCAGGGTTTCTAAGGCCGCGTTTATCAAATTATTTTTCACCGGGGCATTGGTAGGCGGACACTGGATTTTGTTCTTCCAGGCCATCAAATCATCTACCGTTCCGGTAACGCTGGTATGCCTCTCCTCCATGACTTTGTTTACCGCCTTCCTGGAACCACTGTTCAAAAAGAAGAAGATCTCTAAGCTCGAAATATTGGCCGGCGCGCTCATCATCACTGGCATCCTCATTATCTTCAAATTTGAAACCCGGTACACTATGGGTATCATTTTTGGGCTACTGAGCGCCTGCGCAGCCAGCATTTTTTCTATCATCAACTCTAAACAAGTGCAGCAAATTGAAGCTCCTGTTATCTCTCTTTACGAGCTTTTGGGCGCCCTTTTCTGGATCACTATTTACTTGCTCTTCACCCACGGATTCAACGCCGCAATGCTGATCGGCTGGCATGACGCGGGCTATCTGGTACTGCTCGGCACGGTTTGCACATCGCTCGCTTACGTGTCCGGCGTGTCTGTCATGCGCGAAATTTCGGCCTTTAAGGTAGCGCTGATCACCAACCTGGAGCCGGTCTACGGCATCATCCTATCGTTCCTTTTCTTTGGCGAAACTAACCGCTTAACGCTCGGTTTTTGGGTGGGCGCCATCATCATTTTATCTACCATTTTTCTGTTCCCAGTAGCCCAAACACAGCTGGAAAAACGCCGTTCTAAGTAG
- the ispE gene encoding 4-(cytidine 5'-diphospho)-2-C-methyl-D-erythritol kinase has protein sequence MIAFPNAKINIGLNITERRADGYHNLETIFYPINITDALEIVPANELSFEASGLGIPGQVEDNLCIKGYHLLKADFDLPPVKIHLHKHIPIGAGLGGGSSDAAFFFKLMNKEFSLNLSNEQMRDYVRVLGADCAFFIEGKPVYAFEKGDQFEPVDLDLSVYHLVLVMPPAHVSTAEAYRGVKPQPSERSLKELVSLPVGDWKQYIRNDFETSIFKNHPVIRGVKSALYEAGALYACMSGSGASVFGVFKERPDLSALEKDNQVFYNV, from the coding sequence ATGATCGCTTTCCCAAACGCAAAGATCAACATTGGTCTTAATATAACCGAGCGCCGGGCCGACGGCTACCATAATCTGGAAACCATTTTTTATCCCATCAACATTACCGATGCCCTGGAAATTGTACCTGCCAACGAACTGAGTTTTGAGGCCAGCGGATTGGGTATCCCCGGCCAGGTAGAAGACAATCTTTGCATCAAAGGCTATCACTTGTTAAAGGCCGATTTTGATCTGCCGCCGGTGAAAATTCATCTGCATAAGCACATCCCTATTGGTGCTGGTTTGGGCGGAGGATCGTCAGACGCGGCGTTTTTTTTCAAGTTGATGAATAAAGAATTCTCTTTAAATCTAAGCAATGAACAGATGCGCGACTATGTGCGTGTACTGGGCGCAGATTGTGCTTTTTTTATTGAGGGTAAACCGGTGTATGCATTTGAAAAAGGCGATCAGTTTGAGCCGGTAGATCTTGACCTCTCTGTCTATCACCTGGTGCTGGTGATGCCGCCTGCGCACGTCTCCACTGCCGAGGCTTACCGGGGAGTAAAGCCGCAGCCATCAGAGCGGTCACTGAAAGAACTGGTGTCGCTGCCGGTGGGCGACTGGAAGCAATATATCCGGAACGATTTTGAAACGTCCATCTTCAAAAATCACCCGGTCATCCGCGGGGTGAAATCAGCATTGTATGAGGCCGGCGCGCTCTATGCCTGCATGAGTGGGAGCGGGGCATCTGTCTTCGGGGTTTTCAAAGAGCGGCCCGATCTCTCGGCGCTCGAAAAAGATAACCAGGTGTTTTATAACGTCTGA
- a CDS encoding thymidylate synthase — protein sequence MKQYHDLMRHVLENGAQKHDRTGTGTISVFGYQMRFNLKDGFPLVTTKKLHLRSIIHELIWFLSGDTNISYLKENGVRIWDEWADADGNLGPVYGYQWRSWPKPDGGHIDQISQVIKQLKTNPDSRRIMVSAWNVADVDQMALPPCHSLFQFYVEPADASVGETKGKLSCQLYQRSADIFLGVPFNIASYALLTMMLAQVCDLDLGDFVHTFGDAHIYNNHLEQVNLQLTREPRPLPTMKINPEVKDIFSFKYEDFTLENYDPWPHIKGEVAV from the coding sequence ATGAAACAATACCACGACCTGATGCGCCACGTTTTGGAGAACGGCGCCCAGAAACACGATAGAACAGGCACCGGCACCATCAGCGTGTTTGGCTACCAGATGCGCTTTAATTTGAAAGACGGCTTCCCCCTGGTGACCACCAAGAAGCTGCACCTGCGCTCTATCATCCATGAGCTGATCTGGTTTCTGAGCGGCGATACCAATATCAGTTACCTGAAAGAAAACGGCGTGCGCATTTGGGATGAGTGGGCAGACGCCGATGGCAACCTCGGTCCGGTTTATGGTTACCAGTGGCGTTCGTGGCCTAAACCTGATGGTGGACATATCGATCAGATCAGCCAGGTGATAAAACAGCTTAAAACCAATCCGGATTCTCGTCGCATTATGGTATCGGCCTGGAACGTGGCCGATGTTGACCAGATGGCCCTCCCACCCTGCCACAGCTTGTTTCAATTTTACGTGGAGCCGGCGGATGCGTCAGTAGGCGAAACAAAAGGCAAACTGTCTTGCCAGCTCTACCAACGCAGCGCTGATATTTTCCTGGGCGTACCTTTCAACATTGCCTCCTATGCCTTGCTCACCATGATGCTGGCACAGGTATGCGATCTGGACCTGGGCGATTTTGTGCACACCTTTGGCGATGCGCACATCTACAACAATCACCTGGAGCAGGTAAACCTGCAACTCACCCGCGAGCCACGCCCGCTGCCCACCATGAAGATCAACCCAGAGGTGAAAGACATCTTCAGTTTCAAGTACGAAGATTTTACGCTGGAGAATTATGATCCATGGCCGCACATTAAGGGCGAAGTGGCGGTTTAG
- a CDS encoding dihydrofolate reductase, whose translation MIVSAIVAIGQNNAIGKNNQLLWHLPNDLKHFKDITSGHTIIMGRKTFDSLGKPLPKRRNIIITRQDTSIPGAEVVHTVEEALALCEGEEEVFIGGGAEIYKMAMPKTDRIYLTIVHQSFDADAYFPEIDQNEWKETERENHAADEKNAIPYSFITLDRA comes from the coding sequence ATGATTGTCTCTGCTATTGTCGCCATCGGCCAGAATAATGCCATTGGCAAAAACAACCAGTTGCTGTGGCATTTGCCCAACGACCTGAAACATTTTAAAGATATTACCAGCGGACACACCATCATTATGGGTCGCAAAACGTTCGACTCGCTGGGCAAGCCGTTGCCTAAGCGCCGCAACATTATCATCACCCGGCAAGATACCAGCATACCAGGAGCCGAGGTGGTACATACCGTGGAAGAAGCTTTGGCACTATGTGAGGGCGAAGAAGAGGTATTTATTGGCGGTGGCGCCGAGATCTACAAAATGGCTATGCCAAAGACCGACCGCATTTATCTCACCATCGTTCATCAAAGCTTTGACGCGGATGCTTACTTCCCGGAAATTGACCAAAATGAATGGAAAGAAACCGAGCGCGAAAACCACGCTGCGGATGAGAAAAACGCCATCCCGTACTCATTCATTACGCTTGATCGGGCCTAA
- the secDF gene encoding protein translocase subunit SecDF, with amino-acid sequence MQGKGVIKFFAIILAIACLYQLSFTWVTHNVESKAKAYANGNEDKEKAYLDSISNQPVYPIFKHDYTYCKNNELALGLDLKGGMNVTMQIALSDLIKSLSDNSTDPAFNQALSKANEDARTSPDNYITLFINEYKKINPDGKLAPIFATKDNQSHLKFDASNSEVESYLKEQANVAVTQSFNILRTRIDKFGVTQPNIQLQEGTNRILIELPGVVDKERVRKLLEGSAKLEFYNTFDNAEVIGLLQNINTILAGKAKTAKKDTVKAAANTVAKADTAKATGGSLLNKVNKSAANDTAANKSTAQNEAANPLFAKMRPAFAQGQNGQMMPIPGPLVGVVAQKDTATINKYLSEPEVKAVIPQNMKLVWGIKPETGTKNIGLYALKLSGATNGPVLDGSAITDAASDNDLQKGGYEVRMVMNSQGAEAWARITTEAAGNPNDQSDNRAIAIVLDNNVVSAPNVQNAITGGISSITGNFTKEETDDLANILKAGRLPAPARIVQEEVVGPSLGQEAINHGLMSCVAGLVVVLVFMIAYYNRAGTVAVVAVIINVFFLMGVLTSLHAVLTLPGIAGIVLTLGIAVDANVLIYERVREEMAHGKSLRVSINDGFKHALWSILDSNISTFLTGLILFLFGSGPILGFATTLMIGIATSLFCSLLISRVIFEWMLEKELDIKFANPWSSHTFKNANFAFVKNRFKFYAFSGIFIAIGIGSMVTRGFNYGVDFQGGHTYVVTFDKAASVQEIRDAADKTLGVGKTEVKTFGSDNRVRMTTNYLIDDNTKEGDDKVEASVRKVLGSINPHFTIDSQQKVGPTIANDLKRSAVWTVLFAIVIISVYILIRFRKWQFSLGAMVATAHDALLVLSFFSLFKDALPFSLDIDQAFIAAILTVIGYSINDTVVVFDRIREYLGHTKDGNTTTVINQAINSTLSRTIITALTVIFVLLVLFIFGGDVLRGFSFALLIGVCFGTYSSICVATPVIIDFGKKDLK; translated from the coding sequence ATGCAAGGTAAAGGGGTTATTAAGTTTTTCGCCATTATACTGGCGATAGCATGTTTGTACCAGCTTTCGTTTACGTGGGTTACCCATAACGTTGAAAGTAAAGCCAAGGCTTATGCCAATGGCAATGAGGACAAAGAAAAAGCATACCTGGATTCTATATCCAATCAACCGGTATATCCGATCTTTAAACACGATTACACTTACTGTAAGAATAACGAGCTTGCCCTGGGTCTGGACCTTAAGGGTGGTATGAACGTTACCATGCAGATTGCGCTGAGCGACCTGATCAAATCATTGTCAGACAACAGCACCGATCCTGCTTTTAACCAAGCACTGAGCAAAGCTAACGAAGATGCCCGCACCAGCCCGGACAACTACATTACGCTTTTCATCAACGAATACAAAAAAATTAACCCTGACGGTAAACTGGCTCCAATCTTTGCAACCAAAGACAACCAGAGCCACTTGAAGTTTGATGCCTCTAACAGCGAAGTTGAAAGCTACCTGAAAGAGCAGGCTAACGTTGCGGTTACTCAATCATTCAACATCCTGCGTACCCGTATTGACAAATTCGGTGTTACCCAGCCAAACATCCAGTTACAGGAAGGTACCAACCGTATCCTGATTGAGCTGCCAGGCGTGGTTGACAAAGAGCGTGTGCGTAAACTGTTAGAAGGTTCTGCCAAACTGGAGTTCTACAACACGTTTGATAATGCCGAGGTTATTGGCCTGTTGCAAAACATCAACACCATTTTGGCTGGCAAAGCTAAAACTGCCAAAAAAGATACTGTTAAAGCTGCCGCTAACACCGTTGCTAAAGCAGACACTGCAAAAGCCACCGGCGGTTCACTGTTAAACAAAGTGAACAAATCTGCCGCTAACGATACTGCTGCTAACAAATCAACTGCACAGAACGAGGCAGCCAACCCACTGTTTGCTAAAATGCGCCCGGCATTTGCACAAGGCCAGAACGGTCAGATGATGCCGATCCCAGGTCCGCTGGTTGGTGTGGTTGCACAAAAAGATACTGCCACTATCAACAAATACCTGAGCGAGCCTGAGGTAAAAGCAGTAATTCCACAGAACATGAAACTGGTTTGGGGTATCAAACCTGAAACCGGCACTAAAAATATTGGCCTGTATGCCCTGAAACTTTCAGGCGCTACTAACGGTCCTGTTCTTGATGGTTCTGCCATCACCGATGCTGCTTCTGACAACGACCTACAAAAAGGCGGCTACGAAGTGCGCATGGTTATGAACTCTCAGGGTGCTGAAGCCTGGGCCCGTATTACTACCGAGGCTGCAGGTAACCCTAACGATCAAAGCGACAACAGAGCAATTGCCATTGTTTTAGATAACAACGTGGTATCTGCTCCTAACGTACAAAACGCCATCACCGGCGGTATCTCTTCTATCACCGGTAACTTTACCAAAGAAGAAACCGATGACTTAGCCAACATCCTGAAAGCAGGCCGTCTGCCAGCTCCTGCCCGCATTGTGCAAGAAGAAGTTGTTGGTCCGTCACTGGGTCAGGAAGCTATTAACCACGGCTTAATGTCATGTGTGGCCGGTCTGGTAGTAGTATTGGTATTTATGATTGCTTATTACAACCGTGCAGGTACTGTAGCGGTAGTAGCAGTAATCATCAACGTATTCTTCCTGATGGGTGTACTCACCAGCTTACATGCGGTGTTAACACTGCCTGGTATTGCCGGTATCGTACTAACGCTCGGTATAGCGGTGGATGCCAACGTACTGATCTATGAACGTGTGCGTGAAGAAATGGCGCACGGCAAATCACTGCGCGTTTCTATCAACGATGGTTTCAAACACGCCCTGTGGTCAATCCTTGACTCTAACATCAGTACCTTCTTAACCGGTTTGATCTTGTTCCTGTTCGGTTCAGGTCCAATCTTAGGTTTCGCAACTACCCTGATGATCGGTATCGCAACTTCACTGTTCTGTTCGCTGTTAATCTCTCGTGTAATCTTTGAATGGATGCTGGAGAAAGAACTGGATATCAAATTTGCTAACCCTTGGAGCTCACATACCTTTAAAAACGCCAACTTTGCATTTGTTAAGAACCGCTTTAAGTTCTATGCTTTCTCTGGTATCTTCATCGCTATCGGTATCGGCTCAATGGTTACCCGCGGCTTTAACTACGGTGTTGACTTTCAGGGTGGCCACACTTACGTGGTAACTTTTGACAAAGCGGCATCGGTACAAGAAATTCGTGATGCAGCTGATAAAACATTAGGTGTTGGTAAAACTGAGGTTAAAACCTTTGGTAGCGACAACCGCGTGCGCATGACCACCAACTACCTGATTGACGATAATACTAAAGAAGGTGACGACAAAGTAGAAGCATCTGTTAGAAAAGTATTGGGCAGTATTAACCCGCACTTTACTATCGACAGCCAGCAAAAAGTTGGTCCAACCATCGCAAACGATTTAAAACGTTCTGCCGTGTGGACTGTATTGTTCGCTATCGTGATCATCTCGGTTTACATCCTGATCCGTTTCCGCAAATGGCAGTTCAGTTTGGGCGCGATGGTGGCTACGGCTCACGATGCCTTGCTGGTATTATCATTCTTCTCGTTATTTAAAGATGCGCTGCCATTCTCTCTGGATATTGACCAGGCGTTTATTGCAGCTATCCTGACCGTTATTGGTTACTCTATTAACGATACCGTGGTTGTATTTGACCGTATCCGCGAGTACCTTGGTCATACAAAAGACGGAAATACAACTACAGTTATTAACCAAGCTATTAATAGTACGCTAAGCCGTACCATTATTACCGCTTTAACTGTTATCTTTGTGCTGTTGGTATTGTTCATTTTTGGTGGCGATGTACTGCGCGGCTTCTCGTTCGCACTGCTCATCGGGGTATGTTTCGGTACCTATTCATCCATCTGCGTGGCTACACCTGTTATTATCGACTTCGGTAAAAAAGACCTCAAGTAA
- a CDS encoding NAD(P)/FAD-dependent oxidoreductase: METATQSKFPLVVIVGAGFGGLEAAKSLADKPVEVLLLDKHNYHTFQPLLYQVATGSLEAESIAFSIRKNFGQQKNLRFRIAEVNSISAETNTLDTTIGDIKYDYLVIATGSTTNFFGNKQIEHFAMPMKSIPEALNLRYLILQNLEEAVLQKTKEAREPYLNFVLVGAGPTGVELAGALIELRNHVLTKDYPELQTTDMQVYLVDFMPKVLGPMSEQASGKAKEFLEKMGVQVLLNKKVESYDGEIIKFEDGQTIKTKSVVWSAGVMGVVPKGIKQENILRGNKIQTDGISRVVGTENIFAIGDVAAMITDETPKGHPGVAQVAIQQGKQIAKNIVHMIKGEPTEPFKYFDKGSLATVGRNKAVADLGKIKFQGFFAWLVWMFVHLVSLLGFRNKLTVFINWVGNYSNYNGGTRLIIRKYEREDQTEEQHLPNTVN, from the coding sequence ATGGAAACAGCAACCCAATCAAAATTTCCTTTAGTAGTAATTGTTGGTGCCGGCTTCGGCGGTTTAGAGGCGGCTAAGAGCCTGGCCGACAAACCTGTAGAGGTGCTCCTGCTTGACAAGCACAATTATCACACCTTCCAACCCCTGCTCTACCAGGTTGCCACCGGTAGTCTGGAAGCTGAGTCCATCGCTTTTTCTATCCGTAAAAACTTTGGTCAGCAAAAAAACCTGCGTTTCAGGATAGCAGAGGTAAACTCCATCAGCGCTGAAACTAATACGCTTGATACCACTATCGGCGATATTAAATATGATTACCTGGTAATAGCCACCGGCTCAACTACCAATTTCTTCGGCAATAAACAGATCGAGCATTTTGCCATGCCGATGAAGAGCATACCAGAAGCGCTTAACCTTCGTTACCTGATACTGCAAAACCTGGAAGAGGCCGTACTGCAAAAAACTAAAGAAGCACGCGAGCCTTACCTCAACTTTGTACTGGTAGGTGCCGGTCCGACCGGTGTTGAACTGGCAGGAGCGTTAATTGAGCTGCGTAACCACGTATTGACCAAAGATTACCCAGAACTGCAAACTACAGACATGCAGGTTTACCTGGTAGACTTTATGCCAAAAGTACTAGGCCCGATGTCTGAACAAGCATCAGGCAAGGCCAAGGAATTTTTGGAGAAGATGGGCGTACAGGTTCTGCTGAACAAGAAAGTAGAAAGCTACGATGGCGAGATCATCAAATTTGAAGATGGCCAAACCATCAAAACCAAGAGCGTGGTATGGAGCGCAGGCGTAATGGGCGTAGTACCAAAAGGTATTAAGCAAGAAAACATTCTGCGTGGCAACAAGATCCAGACAGACGGCATCAGCCGTGTAGTAGGCACCGAGAACATTTTTGCTATTGGCGACGTGGCCGCTATGATTACCGACGAAACGCCAAAAGGTCATCCGGGTGTAGCGCAGGTAGCTATACAGCAAGGCAAGCAAATAGCCAAAAATATTGTACACATGATTAAAGGCGAGCCTACCGAACCGTTCAAATACTTTGACAAAGGGTCATTAGCTACCGTGGGCCGTAACAAAGCCGTAGCTGATTTGGGTAAGATCAAGTTCCAGGGCTTTTTTGCATGGTTGGTTTGGATGTTTGTACACCTGGTATCGTTACTTGGCTTCCGCAATAAACTGACGGTGTTTATTAACTGGGTAGGTAACTACTCAAACTATAACGGCGGCACACGTCTCATCATCCGCAAGTATGAGCGCGAGGACCAAACCGAAGAGCAGCATTTGCCGAATACGGTGAATTAA
- a CDS encoding hydroxymethylglutaryl-CoA lyase produces MASPIHLTECPRDAMQGLKTFVPTELKAEYINLLLKVGFDTIDFGSFVSPKAIPQMADTAQVLEQLDMDSTQSKLLAIIANYRGGGDAASHEQITYLGYPFSISETFQQRNTNSGIAQSFELVKQLQDLCAKKNKQLLVYLSMGFGNPYGDDWTAQIVLDWAGKLAEEGIRFIALSDTVGAATPQQISELYPQLTTNLPNVNIGLHLHATPESLQEKIAAAWQSGCRKLDTAIKGYGGCPMAKDDLTGNIATEQVLAYLQQQNINTGLNMQAFAKAMAFSSRIFG; encoded by the coding sequence ATGGCCTCTCCTATCCACCTTACCGAATGCCCCCGCGATGCCATGCAGGGCCTGAAAACCTTTGTGCCGACCGAACTAAAGGCCGAATACATTAACCTGCTGTTAAAAGTTGGTTTTGACACGATAGATTTCGGCAGCTTTGTATCGCCGAAGGCTATACCGCAAATGGCAGATACAGCGCAGGTATTGGAGCAATTGGATATGGACAGCACACAGTCAAAATTGCTGGCCATTATAGCCAACTACCGCGGCGGCGGAGATGCCGCCAGTCATGAGCAGATTACTTACCTGGGCTATCCGTTTTCTATTTCAGAGACATTTCAGCAACGTAACACTAATTCGGGCATTGCACAATCATTTGAATTGGTAAAGCAATTACAAGATCTGTGCGCGAAGAAGAACAAGCAGTTGCTGGTTTATTTATCAATGGGCTTCGGCAATCCTTACGGAGACGACTGGACTGCGCAGATAGTATTAGACTGGGCCGGTAAACTGGCAGAAGAAGGTATCAGGTTTATTGCTTTATCTGACACCGTTGGCGCAGCCACCCCGCAACAGATCAGCGAATTATATCCACAACTGACTACAAATTTGCCCAACGTAAACATCGGCCTGCACCTACATGCTACTCCCGAAAGCTTACAAGAAAAAATAGCCGCCGCCTGGCAAAGCGGTTGCCGCAAATTAGACACCGCCATTAAAGGCTACGGTGGCTGTCCAATGGCCAAAGATGACCTCACAGGCAATATCGCTACAGAACAGGTATTGGCTTATCTCCAGCAACAAAACATCAACACGGGGCTTAATATGCAGGCATTTGCGAAGGCAATGGCATTCTCAAGCAGGATATTTGGATGA
- a CDS encoding GNAT family N-acetyltransferase: MPTPEKRKIQVNKATEQTDLDYVFAIRREVFVGEQNCPPELEWEFEDESTHFLATINGEPAGAARWRKTDKGYKLERFAVLSKFRGYGVGQALVQAVLDDLPTDADYVYLHGQIQAVPLYDKFGFEKVGDEFEEAGIRHYKMVLKR; this comes from the coding sequence ATGCCAACGCCCGAAAAAAGAAAGATTCAAGTAAATAAAGCAACCGAACAGACCGATCTTGATTACGTATTTGCCATTCGTCGAGAAGTTTTTGTAGGCGAACAAAACTGCCCGCCTGAATTAGAATGGGAGTTTGAAGATGAATCAACCCACTTTTTGGCCACAATAAATGGTGAGCCTGCCGGCGCCGCTCGTTGGCGTAAAACCGATAAAGGATACAAACTGGAACGCTTCGCCGTGCTCAGTAAATTTAGAGGTTATGGCGTAGGCCAGGCGCTGGTGCAAGCTGTTTTAGATGATTTGCCCACCGATGCCGATTATGTTTACCTGCACGGACAAATTCAGGCTGTGCCGTTATATGACAAATTTGGTTTTGAGAAAGTAGGGGATGAGTTTGAAGAGGCAGGCATCAGGCATTACAAGATGGTGCTGAAACGGTAG
- a CDS encoding low affinity iron permease family protein has translation MKTDNKDLSFSAKKNFFERFANWATIATGSSAAFFSAAGVILVWIVTGPIFHYSDTWQLIINTGTTIITFLMVFLIQKSQNKDSKAIHLKLNELIASHQGASNRMVNLEELTEADLDQLHRFYAALVKLAQKEDDITCTHSIDAAEENHRLKLDAYKSMPHYANARKKKDSSK, from the coding sequence ATGAAAACCGACAATAAAGACTTATCATTTAGCGCAAAGAAGAACTTTTTTGAGCGTTTTGCTAACTGGGCCACCATTGCCACAGGGAGCTCTGCTGCATTTTTTTCAGCTGCCGGTGTAATTTTGGTTTGGATTGTTACCGGGCCCATCTTTCATTACTCTGATACCTGGCAATTAATCATTAATACCGGTACCACCATTATTACTTTTCTGATGGTTTTCCTGATCCAGAAATCGCAGAATAAAGATTCAAAAGCCATACATTTGAAGCTGAACGAACTGATTGCCTCGCACCAGGGCGCCAGCAACCGGATGGTTAACCTGGAGGAGCTGACTGAAGCCGATCTTGATCAGCTGCACCGTTTTTACGCGGCACTGGTTAAGCTGGCTCAGAAAGAAGACGATATCACCTGTACGCACTCAATTGATGCTGCCGAAGAAAATCACCGGTTAAAATTGGATGCTTATAAATCAATGCCACACTATGCCAACGCCCGAAAAAAGAAAGATTCAAGTAAATAA
- the fbaA gene encoding class II fructose-bisphosphate aldolase, with protein sequence MDLKNYKGVLHGDQVQELFEIAKKHHFALPAVNVIGTNSINGVMEAAKAVNSPVIIQLSNGGAQFYAGKSLDNSALQACILGGVSAAKHVHLLAEHYGVAVILHTDHAAKKLLPWIDGLLDHGEKFFAETGKPLFSSHMLDLSEEPIEENIEISAKYLERMAKMGMTLEIELGVTGGEEDGVDNSDVDSSRLYTQPEDVAYSYEELSKVSHRFTVAAAFGNVHGVYKPGNVKLQPVILHNSQEYVKEKFALEAAKPINFVFHGGSGSSQEEIREAISYGAIKMNIDTDLQWAFWEGIKDYYQSKEGYLQAQIGNPEGDDSPNKKYYDPRVWLRKGEETFVKRLKVAFEDLNCIDVNSKL encoded by the coding sequence ATGGATCTGAAAAATTATAAAGGAGTACTGCACGGTGATCAGGTGCAGGAGCTGTTCGAGATCGCTAAAAAGCATCATTTTGCTTTACCGGCTGTTAACGTTATCGGTACTAACTCTATCAACGGAGTTATGGAAGCTGCAAAAGCAGTTAACTCACCGGTAATTATCCAATTGTCAAATGGCGGCGCGCAATTTTATGCGGGTAAATCTTTAGATAACTCAGCTCTGCAGGCTTGCATTTTGGGCGGTGTTTCTGCAGCTAAGCATGTTCATTTGCTGGCAGAACACTACGGTGTTGCAGTAATTCTTCATACAGACCATGCGGCAAAAAAATTATTACCATGGATAGACGGCCTGCTGGATCACGGCGAGAAATTTTTTGCTGAAACCGGTAAACCACTGTTCTCATCGCACATGTTGGATCTTTCTGAAGAGCCGATTGAAGAGAACATTGAAATCTCTGCTAAATACCTGGAGCGTATGGCCAAAATGGGTATGACCCTGGAGATTGAATTAGGCGTAACCGGTGGCGAGGAAGACGGCGTTGACAACAGCGATGTTGACAGCTCACGTCTGTATACCCAGCCAGAAGACGTTGCTTACTCTTACGAAGAACTTTCTAAAGTAAGTCACCGCTTTACCGTAGCTGCCGCTTTTGGTAACGTACACGGTGTTTATAAACCGGGTAACGTAAAACTGCAGCCGGTAATTCTGCATAACTCTCAGGAGTATGTAAAAGAGAAATTTGCCTTGGAAGCAGCAAAACCTATCAACTTTGTATTCCACGGTGGTTCTGGCTCAAGCCAGGAAGAGATCCGCGAGGCTATTTCTTACGGTGCCATCAAAATGAATATCGATACCGATTTGCAGTGGGCATTTTGGGAAGGTATTAAAGATTACTACCAATCAAAAGAAGGTTACCTGCAAGCACAAATTGGTAACCCGGAGGGTGATGATTCTCCGAACAAAAAATACTATGATCCACGCGTATGGCTGCGCAAAGGCGAAGAAACCTTTGTTAAACGTCTTAAAGTAGCGTTTGAAGATCTAAACTGTATTGATGTAAACAGCAAACTGTAA